The proteins below come from a single uncultured Dethiosulfovibrio sp. genomic window:
- a CDS encoding flagellar biosynthesis protein FliR: MNFLKNIPIVNLQALLGLGCFGLSLFFARVIRRISEGVLPGGDSMIMYLRILIGFLFAAAITLGLASFAGREILGGGL; this comes from the coding sequence ATGAATTTTCTAAAAAACATACCTATAGTCAACCTGCAGGCGTTGTTGGGGTTAGGGTGCTTTGGTCTTTCTCTGTTCTTTGCCAGGGTGATAAGAAGGATTTCCGAGGGAGTGTTGCCTGGAGGGGATTCTATGATTATGTACCTTAGAATCCTTATCGGTTTCCTTTTTGCCGCAGCTATAACCCTTGGGCTTGCTTCATTTGCAGGAAGAGAGATCCTTGGAGGGGGCCTCTGA
- a CDS encoding Gfo/Idh/MocA family oxidoreductase, translated as MELKRMGVVGVGHLGQHHARIYTEILGAQLVGVVDANGERASAIGQHLGAPYYDDIDSFLDSARPDGISIVVPTTAHFEVAKKALSRGINVLIEKPVTTTVTEAEELLSLAAKKDLVLQVGHIERFNSAIQYVSKISNTPMFLQSRRLGPFSPRISDVGVVMDLMIHDIDIILSLVKSKIVNISATGQKIRSNHEDIASAQLSFENGAMAHILVSRVSERRLRQMEIMEPERYLSINYETQDVSIHRCVNQTGSGLVEIIEHPIFPKSEPLKLELQHFVGCVREGKQPLVGISDGKRALEIAVEILKQIHGDRSMQEKKVI; from the coding sequence GTGGAATTAAAAAGGATGGGTGTGGTTGGAGTTGGGCATCTAGGTCAACATCACGCTAGAATATATACCGAAATACTAGGTGCTCAACTGGTTGGAGTGGTAGATGCCAACGGAGAACGGGCCTCTGCCATAGGACAACACTTGGGGGCTCCTTACTACGACGATATAGATAGTTTTCTGGATAGCGCGAGACCTGACGGTATAAGCATAGTTGTACCTACTACCGCTCATTTTGAAGTAGCAAAAAAGGCCTTATCCAGAGGTATCAATGTCCTTATAGAAAAACCTGTGACTACCACCGTTACCGAGGCTGAAGAGCTTTTATCCCTGGCGGCGAAAAAAGATCTCGTTCTACAGGTTGGACATATAGAGAGGTTTAACAGCGCGATTCAGTATGTCTCCAAGATATCGAACACCCCGATGTTCTTACAGTCACGGCGTCTTGGTCCCTTTTCACCGAGAATAAGCGATGTCGGAGTGGTCATGGATCTTATGATTCACGACATAGACATAATACTATCCCTTGTAAAATCAAAGATCGTTAATATATCCGCTACGGGCCAAAAAATACGCTCAAACCACGAAGATATAGCCTCTGCCCAGCTTTCGTTTGAAAATGGGGCCATGGCTCACATATTGGTTAGCAGAGTTTCTGAGAGAAGGTTAAGGCAGATGGAGATAATGGAACCTGAGCGATATCTGTCTATAAATTACGAGACTCAGGATGTCTCTATACATCGTTGTGTAAACCAGACTGGATCGGGATTAGTCGAGATAATAGAGCATCCTATATTCCCTAAGAGTGAGCCCCTTAAACTGGAATTGCAGCATTTTGTCGGATGTGTTAGAGAAGGGAAACAGCCGTTGGTCGGGATATCCGATGGCAAAAGAGCGTTGGAGATAGCGGTCGAGATATTGAAGCAGATCCACGGGGATAGATCTATGCAGGAAAAAAAGGTTATTTAG
- a CDS encoding valine--tRNA ligase: protein MVFRNTELPKNYDPEPIEDKWYQTWLDKGLFDADVDHSKEAFSVVIPPPNVTGSLHMGHAFNNTFQDIVCRYKRMRGYNVLWLPGTDHAGIATQNVVERQLAQEGLSRHDMSREDFVKKVWEWKEEYGNRIISQQKKLGNSCDWRRLRFTMDEGLSKAVRAVFVRLYEKGLIYRGKYIINWCPRCQTALSDLEVEHSEEPGKLYYVNYPLVGEEGAILVATTRPETILGDVAIAVHPRDEKNQKLIGKKVVVPLTGGREIPIIEDNMVDPEFGTGFVKITPAHDPNDFLVGQRHGLEQLQVIDSQGIMNENALEYSGMSVEQARVKSVEDLKELGALIKVEELPHQVGHCYRCNTVVEPYLSEQWFVKAKPLADRGVKTVEDGDIRWLPEHWTKTYYQWMENIRDWCISRQLWWGHRIPAWTCESCGKLIVSETDPDICVDCGSKSLVQDEDVLDTWFSSALWPFSTLGWPENTEELRHFYPTSLMVTGFDIIFFWVSRMIMMGMEFMDEIPFKDVYIHALVRDEKGHKMSKSKGNVIDPLTMIDQFGADALRFTVAALTMPGRDILLSPSKIENYRHFINKIWNASRFALMNLDSSTPTKPSVDELNLQDRWIMERLRSVTSQVTSFLDEYLIGDAARLLYDFIWGDLCDWYLEMSKPALKGNEGEARKNANLWVLQEVFRGVLCLLHPFVPFVTEELWQAFGLEGESMEVDNWPTTDEMAEFPGVEEEMKNLQEIVRSIRNLRAEAGIPPQKVVPLSVIRTDSSSAKNLIDNSEDIICLLAKIQSIEVIPTGDVPPTLSLSSVLSSGIAYLPVGDVLDIDGELTRLRKDLAQVQSDLAKSVGKLSNENFVKRAPEDIVLQEKERVEAFEKKIKRIEENITSLSME from the coding sequence ATGGTTTTTAGAAATACAGAGCTTCCTAAGAACTACGATCCTGAACCTATAGAGGATAAATGGTATCAAACCTGGTTGGACAAGGGCCTGTTCGACGCGGATGTAGACCACTCTAAAGAGGCCTTTAGCGTAGTGATACCTCCCCCTAACGTTACGGGATCGCTGCATATGGGACACGCCTTTAACAATACCTTTCAGGATATAGTTTGCCGATACAAGAGGATGAGGGGATACAATGTCCTTTGGCTGCCCGGCACCGATCACGCAGGCATCGCCACCCAGAACGTCGTTGAAAGACAGCTGGCTCAAGAGGGACTCTCTAGACACGATATGTCCAGAGAGGACTTTGTAAAAAAGGTCTGGGAATGGAAAGAAGAGTATGGCAATAGGATTATCTCCCAGCAGAAAAAACTGGGAAACTCCTGCGATTGGAGACGGCTCAGGTTCACCATGGACGAAGGGCTCTCCAAAGCGGTCCGTGCGGTATTCGTGAGGCTCTACGAAAAAGGTCTTATATACAGAGGGAAATACATCATAAACTGGTGCCCTAGGTGTCAGACCGCCCTTTCCGATCTAGAGGTCGAACACTCGGAGGAACCGGGCAAGCTCTATTATGTAAACTATCCTCTCGTCGGAGAGGAAGGGGCGATACTCGTAGCCACGACCCGCCCGGAGACTATCCTAGGAGACGTGGCAATCGCCGTCCATCCGAGAGACGAGAAAAACCAAAAACTGATCGGTAAAAAAGTCGTCGTCCCACTGACAGGAGGGCGAGAGATCCCCATAATAGAGGACAACATGGTGGATCCGGAGTTTGGAACGGGGTTCGTCAAAATAACCCCAGCTCACGACCCTAACGATTTCCTGGTTGGACAGAGACATGGGCTGGAGCAGCTACAGGTAATAGATTCTCAGGGAATTATGAACGAAAATGCCCTGGAATACAGCGGAATGTCGGTGGAACAGGCTAGGGTTAAGTCAGTGGAGGACCTCAAAGAACTAGGAGCACTGATCAAGGTGGAGGAACTTCCCCACCAGGTAGGACATTGCTATCGCTGTAACACCGTGGTCGAGCCTTATCTTTCGGAACAGTGGTTTGTAAAGGCGAAACCTCTTGCGGATAGAGGGGTCAAGACTGTTGAAGATGGCGATATTCGGTGGCTTCCGGAACACTGGACGAAAACGTATTATCAGTGGATGGAGAACATAAGGGATTGGTGTATATCCAGACAGCTATGGTGGGGTCACAGGATACCCGCTTGGACCTGCGAGAGCTGCGGAAAGCTCATAGTTTCCGAGACCGATCCCGATATCTGCGTCGACTGTGGCTCAAAGTCCCTCGTTCAGGACGAGGATGTTCTGGATACCTGGTTCAGCAGTGCCTTATGGCCTTTCTCGACCTTAGGATGGCCTGAAAATACCGAGGAGCTTAGACATTTTTACCCTACGTCTCTTATGGTTACCGGCTTTGACATTATATTTTTCTGGGTATCCAGAATGATAATGATGGGAATGGAGTTTATGGACGAAATTCCTTTCAAAGATGTCTATATTCACGCTCTTGTCAGGGATGAAAAAGGTCATAAAATGAGTAAATCTAAGGGAAACGTAATAGATCCCTTAACCATGATCGATCAATTTGGGGCAGACGCCCTGAGGTTTACCGTCGCAGCCCTTACTATGCCCGGCAGGGATATACTGCTCAGCCCCTCTAAGATAGAGAACTATCGACATTTTATCAATAAAATATGGAATGCAAGCCGTTTTGCACTGATGAATTTGGACAGTTCTACCCCTACAAAACCCTCTGTAGATGAGCTAAATCTCCAGGATCGTTGGATAATGGAACGGCTGCGATCGGTGACCTCTCAGGTTACGTCTTTTTTAGATGAATATCTTATAGGGGACGCTGCGAGGCTCCTGTACGATTTCATATGGGGCGATCTCTGTGACTGGTACCTCGAGATGAGCAAGCCAGCCCTCAAAGGAAATGAAGGAGAGGCCAGGAAGAACGCCAATCTATGGGTTCTCCAGGAGGTATTTAGAGGGGTTCTGTGTCTACTTCATCCCTTCGTGCCCTTTGTAACAGAGGAACTATGGCAGGCTTTTGGTTTAGAAGGGGAGTCTATGGAGGTCGATAACTGGCCGACAACAGACGAAATGGCTGAGTTCCCTGGAGTAGAGGAAGAGATGAAAAACCTCCAGGAGATCGTTCGTTCGATCAGAAACCTCAGAGCTGAAGCTGGTATTCCTCCCCAGAAAGTTGTCCCTCTTTCGGTGATCAGGACCGACTCATCCTCGGCTAAAAACTTAATCGACAACAGCGAAGATATCATCTGTCTTCTTGCGAAGATCCAGTCTATCGAGGTGATTCCTACGGGAGATGTTCCGCCCACCCTTTCTCTGAGCTCCGTTTTAAGCTCCGGTATAGCCTACCTCCCTGTAGGGGACGTCCTGGATATCGATGGAGAGTTGACGAGATTGAGGAAGGACCTTGCCCAAGTGCAATCCGACTTGGCCAAGAGCGTAGGGAAACTCTCCAACGAAAACTTTGTCAAAAGAGCTCCTGAGGATATCGTTTTACAGGAGAAGGAAAGAGTAGAGGCCTTCGAGAAAAAGATCAAGAGGATAGAGGAAAACATAACAAGTCTCTCTATGGAGTGA
- a CDS encoding cobalamin B12-binding domain-containing protein encodes MSDRKIRVVVAKPGLDGHDRGAKVIARALRDSGMEVIYTGLRQTVDQIVDTAIQEDVDAIGLSILSGAHHHYFKAIIDGLASRDAGDIIVFGGGVIPESEIPGLVEMGAGAIFGPGTPTSTCVSWLENAVAEKRKAE; translated from the coding sequence ATGAGCGATCGTAAAATAAGGGTTGTAGTGGCAAAACCAGGTCTTGATGGGCACGATAGAGGGGCTAAGGTCATAGCTAGAGCCCTAAGGGACTCAGGTATGGAGGTAATATATACCGGTCTCAGACAGACGGTGGACCAGATAGTGGACACCGCCATCCAGGAGGATGTGGACGCAATAGGGCTTAGCATCCTTTCCGGGGCTCACCACCATTACTTTAAGGCTATAATAGACGGACTTGCCTCCAGAGATGCCGGGGATATCATCGTATTCGGCGGAGGGGTTATCCCAGAGTCGGAGATACCCGGGCTGGTCGAGATGGGGGCAGGGGCGATCTTTGGCCCAGGGACCCCGACTAGCACCTGCGTTAGCTGGTTGGAGAACGCCGTAGCAGAGAAGAGAAAAGCAGAGTAA
- the yihA gene encoding ribosome biogenesis GTP-binding protein YihA/YsxC — MSSWKTSLLCTAFEPRQFPPEGFPEIAIAGRSNVGKSSLLNALIGQKTAHVSSKPGKTRSINFFKVETEIPFHLVDLPGYGFASRSKTEQEVWKKLIERYLVNRESLALIVHLVDFRHGLLKNDRELQDWVSSMEIPMLTVFTKIDKIARGKRKGELVKYVKSGLKSIDMPILTSAEDKTGIDELRGFFGSYLAEWKDIVEMQGGNEDGF, encoded by the coding sequence ATGTCTTCATGGAAGACAAGTTTACTCTGTACCGCCTTTGAGCCACGGCAATTTCCTCCAGAGGGATTTCCTGAAATAGCTATAGCAGGACGTTCAAACGTTGGAAAATCAAGCCTGCTTAACGCTCTTATAGGTCAAAAAACGGCTCATGTGAGCTCTAAGCCTGGAAAGACAAGGAGCATAAACTTTTTCAAGGTGGAAACGGAGATTCCTTTTCACCTTGTAGATCTCCCTGGCTACGGCTTTGCCTCTAGAAGCAAGACGGAGCAGGAAGTCTGGAAGAAGCTTATAGAGAGGTACCTCGTTAATAGGGAGTCCCTAGCTTTAATAGTGCATCTCGTTGACTTTAGACATGGACTTTTAAAAAACGATCGGGAGCTACAGGACTGGGTTTCCTCTATGGAGATTCCGATGCTGACGGTATTTACAAAGATAGATAAAATCGCCAGAGGCAAGAGAAAAGGCGAACTGGTAAAGTACGTCAAGTCAGGTCTGAAATCCATAGATATGCCTATTCTAACTTCAGCGGAGGATAAAACAGGCATAGATGAGCTCAGAGGATTCTTTGGGTCATATTTAGCGGAATGGAAGGATATAGTCGAGATGCAAGGGGGAAATGAGGATGGTTTTTAG
- a CDS encoding methylmalonyl-CoA mutase family protein, whose protein sequence is MFDKAILEEVRKLKESYDASVEKSLPKRPERRENFTTSGGIPLKRLYTPTDIDGVDYNEDLGVPGSFPYTRGVQETQYRGRFWTMRQYAGFATAEDSNRRYRMLLDQGTMGLSVAFDLPTQIGYDSDHHMAAGEVGKVGVAIDSMADMETLFDGIPLDKVSTSMTINAPSSVLLAMYIGVAEKQGVAMDQLSGTIQNDILKEYIARGTYIFPPKPSMRLITNIFDFCSKNVPKWNTISISGYHIREAGSTAVQEVAFTLADGIAYVEAAIKAGLDPNVFGKRLSFFFNAHNDFIEEIAKFRAARRLWARILKERFGVTDPKALPLRFHTQTGGCTLTAQQPENNIARVTVQALAAVLGGTQSLHTNSMDEALALPTEKSVRIALKTQQIIAHESGVCNTIDPMAGSYAIESLTNEIEAQAMDYISKIDEMGGMMTAIEKGYVQKQIQDAAYDYQLSIESNDRVVVGVNKFTVEEEAGSLQLLKVDESVGTNQARKLKELREKRDNIAVTNALNSIREAAKDETANLMPSILDAVRCYTTEGEICGVLREEFGEYKENIVL, encoded by the coding sequence GTGTTTGATAAGGCTATTCTGGAAGAGGTAAGAAAGTTGAAGGAAAGTTACGATGCTTCGGTGGAGAAATCTCTGCCTAAGCGTCCCGAGCGGAGAGAGAACTTCACTACAAGTGGAGGAATCCCTCTGAAACGTCTCTATACGCCTACGGACATAGATGGGGTTGACTACAACGAAGATCTAGGTGTTCCTGGATCTTTTCCCTATACCAGAGGCGTCCAGGAGACCCAGTACAGAGGTCGTTTTTGGACAATGCGTCAGTACGCTGGTTTCGCTACAGCGGAGGACTCCAACCGTCGCTATCGTATGCTGCTCGATCAAGGAACGATGGGGCTGTCGGTGGCTTTCGACTTGCCGACCCAGATCGGTTATGACTCGGATCATCACATGGCGGCAGGAGAGGTTGGCAAGGTCGGTGTCGCTATAGACAGTATGGCGGACATGGAGACCCTTTTCGACGGTATTCCCCTCGATAAAGTGTCTACTTCCATGACAATTAACGCACCTTCTTCCGTCTTGCTCGCTATGTACATCGGCGTAGCGGAGAAACAGGGAGTTGCTATGGACCAGCTTTCTGGAACCATACAGAACGATATCCTCAAAGAGTACATCGCTAGAGGGACATACATATTTCCTCCTAAGCCATCGATGAGGTTGATAACCAATATTTTTGATTTCTGCAGTAAGAATGTCCCTAAATGGAACACGATTTCCATTTCCGGATACCACATCAGGGAAGCTGGCAGCACCGCTGTACAGGAGGTTGCTTTCACCTTAGCCGACGGTATAGCCTATGTTGAGGCTGCTATCAAGGCTGGTCTTGATCCTAACGTGTTTGGGAAGAGGCTTTCTTTCTTCTTCAACGCCCACAACGATTTTATCGAGGAAATCGCCAAGTTCCGTGCGGCGAGAAGACTCTGGGCCAGGATACTTAAAGAGCGCTTTGGCGTTACCGATCCTAAAGCCCTTCCCCTTAGGTTCCATACCCAAACCGGAGGCTGTACCCTTACCGCCCAGCAGCCGGAGAACAACATCGCCAGGGTGACGGTGCAGGCTCTTGCCGCCGTGTTAGGAGGAACCCAATCGCTCCACACCAACAGTATGGACGAGGCTTTGGCCCTTCCTACCGAGAAGAGCGTACGGATAGCCCTTAAGACCCAGCAGATAATTGCCCACGAGTCTGGGGTGTGTAACACTATCGATCCTATGGCCGGTTCCTACGCTATAGAGAGCCTCACGAACGAAATAGAGGCACAGGCTATGGACTACATCTCAAAGATCGACGAGATGGGCGGCATGATGACCGCTATAGAAAAGGGCTACGTACAGAAGCAGATCCAGGACGCTGCTTACGATTATCAGCTGTCGATAGAGAGTAACGACAGAGTCGTCGTAGGGGTGAACAAGTTCACCGTGGAGGAGGAGGCAGGCTCTCTCCAGCTTCTTAAAGTCGATGAGTCGGTGGGAACGAACCAGGCCAGAAAACTCAAAGAACTCAGGGAGAAGAGGGACAACATCGCTGTAACCAATGCACTTAACTCCATCAGAGAGGCCGCTAAAGATGAAACCGCTAACTTGATGCCCTCTATACTGGACGCAGTAAGGTGCTACACCACCGAGGGAGAGATCTGCGGAGTTCTCAGAGAAGAGTTCGGCGAGTACAAAGAAAACATCGTCCTTTAG
- a CDS encoding folylpolyglutamate synthase/dihydrofolate synthase family protein, whose protein sequence is MNLKSYEEVDSYLTTLSNPGINPGLERVSMLLDLLDNPEERFPAVHVVGTNGKGSTSAMIDRCFRESGYRSALYTSPHLVHFGERLTVNGVPVSSDKWMNALKRMESIVDSNVFFDDDRPTYFELLTVAAILIMSESDLDVAIVEAGMGGRLDATNRLANVVLSVITPIAMDHCEYLGNTLEAVASEKFAVIRPGNRAVFAGDDGGNLSDQFIAICDKLGSDCVVADIDYTITSIKTDFRGTEFKILHQGKVESIRTSLVGRYQARNGRLAYVSCKQLQELFPKMTDRAVLGGLADTVWPGRLEVLPSPKGTVLVDGAHNPHGMKALVETIPELIGDLEIGVLYTSMNDKDYDSILEILSKIPCRLFCTSLPGNLRCASSGEVLDKARRFDWSSPPEAFDDPAEALERALEKFPLVLCCGSLYLVAWVSGLLKQNGSPFR, encoded by the coding sequence ATGAACTTAAAATCCTACGAGGAAGTTGACTCTTACTTGACGACCCTCTCTAACCCTGGGATAAACCCAGGGTTAGAGAGGGTCTCTATGCTTCTGGATCTTTTAGATAATCCAGAGGAACGTTTCCCCGCTGTCCACGTCGTTGGGACCAACGGCAAGGGATCGACGTCGGCTATGATCGATCGTTGCTTTCGAGAGAGCGGTTATAGATCGGCACTGTATACCAGCCCTCATTTAGTTCATTTTGGGGAGAGGCTCACAGTTAATGGAGTCCCTGTTTCCTCGGATAAATGGATGAATGCACTTAAGAGAATGGAATCTATCGTCGATTCAAATGTTTTCTTTGACGATGACAGACCCACTTATTTTGAGCTATTGACGGTAGCAGCTATCCTCATTATGTCGGAGAGTGACCTTGACGTCGCGATAGTAGAGGCCGGTATGGGGGGAAGGCTGGATGCGACCAACAGACTGGCTAACGTTGTTTTATCGGTTATCACCCCTATAGCCATGGACCATTGTGAATATTTAGGCAACACCCTGGAGGCGGTGGCCTCGGAGAAATTTGCGGTTATCAGGCCAGGAAACAGGGCTGTCTTCGCAGGGGACGATGGAGGAAACCTAAGCGATCAGTTTATCGCCATCTGCGATAAATTAGGTTCTGATTGTGTCGTTGCCGATATAGATTACACTATTACATCGATAAAAACTGATTTTCGTGGTACTGAGTTTAAGATTTTACATCAAGGAAAAGTAGAGAGTATAAGGACATCGTTAGTCGGTCGATATCAGGCCCGTAACGGCAGACTTGCCTACGTTTCCTGTAAACAGCTTCAAGAGCTCTTTCCTAAAATGACCGATCGGGCCGTTCTTGGAGGCCTCGCCGATACGGTTTGGCCTGGTCGTCTTGAGGTCCTTCCCTCTCCTAAGGGAACTGTGCTGGTAGACGGAGCCCATAATCCACACGGAATGAAAGCCCTTGTTGAGACCATACCGGAACTGATAGGGGATCTGGAGATCGGGGTTTTATATACCTCTATGAACGATAAAGATTACGATTCTATTCTGGAAATTTTATCAAAAATTCCATGTCGGCTTTTTTGCACCTCCTTGCCGGGCAACCTTCGATGTGCGTCCTCTGGGGAGGTTTTGGATAAAGCTAGAAGGTTTGATTGGTCGAGTCCGCCGGAGGCATTTGACGATCCCGCTGAAGCCCTTGAAAGGGCCCTAGAGAAGTTCCCCTTGGTCTTATGTTGCGGGAGCCTTTACTTGGTGGCATGGGTCTCGGGCCTTTTAAAACAAAATGGTTCCCCGTTTCGTTGA
- a CDS encoding polyphenol oxidase family protein, giving the protein MVPRFVESSIAGLPAMDLTLDEEVKGRLFLKNGLLSPQKYILEKVIDPRYRMISPLQVHGKSILTDGPFLPDRPEGDGILLTEGDTVASIQVADCFPVLISSGAGTPWRLALHSGFKGTIENIVASGWENVRVKLNVDPKNSFAWIGPGIGPCCYSRKLDDPWTYKAMEAIGDKFFSRDDKVVFFDLPSLIFHQLMELGIPSDNVVSCPDCTSCRDDKFFSYRKGAQRERMVLLTYF; this is encoded by the coding sequence ATGGTTCCCCGTTTCGTTGAGTCGTCCATAGCGGGACTTCCTGCTATGGACTTGACCTTAGACGAGGAGGTAAAAGGTAGGCTGTTTTTAAAAAACGGCCTTTTGTCACCTCAAAAGTATATCCTGGAAAAGGTTATAGATCCTCGATATAGGATGATATCCCCTCTTCAAGTTCACGGTAAAAGCATATTGACCGATGGTCCCTTCCTGCCTGATAGGCCGGAGGGAGACGGTATTTTGCTCACAGAGGGCGATACTGTAGCCTCTATTCAGGTAGCCGACTGCTTTCCGGTCCTCATCTCCAGCGGAGCAGGGACTCCATGGAGGCTTGCTTTACATTCAGGGTTCAAAGGGACTATCGAAAATATAGTGGCCTCTGGATGGGAGAATGTTCGTGTAAAATTGAATGTAGACCCTAAAAACTCTTTCGCCTGGATTGGCCCTGGTATCGGTCCTTGTTGTTACAGCAGGAAGCTGGATGATCCTTGGACCTACAAAGCCATGGAAGCTATCGGTGATAAATTTTTTTCACGCGACGATAAAGTGGTCTTTTTCGATCTCCCTTCTCTCATATTTCATCAATTGATGGAACTTGGAATCCCCTCTGATAACGTCGTTTCCTGCCCCGACTGCACCTCCTGTCGAGACGATAAGTTTTTTTCCTATCGAAAAGGAGCGCAAAGGGAGAGGATGGTTTTATTAACCTACTTCTAG